A genomic region of Desulfosarcina ovata subsp. ovata contains the following coding sequences:
- a CDS encoding FAD:protein FMN transferase has protein sequence MLNFYPSKAKRTVALMAVLLILLVCASCQPRREVRLTGKTMGTTYHITVVAGLLTSTGTLQKKIDARLAAINRSMSTYDPNSEISRFNAIASVEETFSPSADFLDVLEVASELYRLTDGAWDGTLDPLINLWGFGRKGAVHQVPADDRIVQALCHVGFDRIERDPSGRMRKTDPAVTLDLASIAKGYGVDAVARLLGDEGLTDFVVEIGGEVYARGHRKDGKPWRIGINRPDRDAAFNEVYKAVPLTDQAMATSGDYRIFFQIGEHAYAHILDPRTGRPVTNGVVSASVVAANCTVADGLATALMVMGPEKGVALVDRLPGVACLIVTRQPDGSLKDHPSSGFVLH, from the coding sequence ATGCTGAATTTCTACCCAAGCAAAGCAAAACGGACCGTGGCCCTCATGGCGGTCCTATTGATCCTGTTGGTGTGTGCATCCTGTCAGCCCCGGCGGGAGGTGCGCCTGACCGGCAAAACCATGGGCACCACCTACCACATCACCGTGGTGGCCGGTCTGCTGACGTCGACGGGCACGCTGCAGAAAAAAATCGATGCGCGCCTGGCGGCCATCAACCGGAGCATGTCCACCTATGATCCCAACAGCGAGATCAGCCGCTTCAATGCCATCGCATCCGTTGAGGAAACCTTTTCCCCGTCCGCTGATTTTCTCGATGTTCTCGAGGTGGCCAGCGAACTCTACCGCTTGACCGACGGTGCCTGGGACGGCACCCTGGATCCGCTGATCAACCTGTGGGGCTTCGGACGAAAAGGCGCCGTTCACCAGGTCCCGGCGGATGACCGGATCGTCCAGGCGCTTTGCCATGTGGGCTTCGATCGGATCGAGCGGGATCCCTCCGGCCGGATGCGCAAGACAGATCCGGCCGTCACCCTGGACCTGGCCTCCATCGCCAAGGGATACGGGGTGGATGCCGTTGCCCGGCTTTTGGGTGACGAAGGGCTGACCGATTTCGTTGTCGAGATCGGCGGCGAGGTGTACGCCCGCGGCCATCGCAAGGATGGCAAGCCCTGGCGCATCGGCATCAATCGCCCGGACAGGGATGCCGCTTTCAACGAGGTTTACAAGGCCGTGCCTCTCACGGACCAGGCCATGGCCACCAGTGGCGACTACCGGATCTTCTTCCAGATCGGCGAGCATGCCTATGCGCACATCCTCGATCCGCGCACGGGCCGACCGGTGACCAACGGCGTGGTGAGCGCCTCGGTGGTGGCCGCCAATTGTACGGTGGCTGACGGGCTGGCCACCGCGCTGATGGTGATGGGGCCGGAAAAGGGCGTGGCCCTGGTCGACCGCCTGCCCGGGGTGGCCTGCCTCATCGTTACCCGTCAGCCAGACGGGTCTCTGAAGGATCACCCGTCCAGCGGTTTTGTGCTCCATTGA
- a CDS encoding L,D-transpeptidase family protein, which yields MGNARLNRWSCCLVSLLLLAPLMFGSGRCAAETNDAPTPIPEIQAAILSRLENHGDGDTVGCQGEILCGTQLLPTAYDKRDDLPLWVDDGCSVERATHLFDLIGKATEDGLNPADYHHHAIQHLLAAICERRTTGIAVPPAWWADLDLILTDAFLLYGSHLSTGRVNPETLGTDWKIHPGSVDLMAVLDSATAPDGNIETAMDALRPPYDGYHSLRRALARLRVLAPANGWSTVAGDKTLRPGDRAAAVTALRHRLTESGELNPARPVTDTAFFDSQLAAAVKRFQRRHGLEPDGIVGRKTVGMLNVSVEQRIRQVALNLERWRWRPRDLGNRYVMINTADFRLDAVEDGQVVVTMRVVVGRPARRSPVFSARISYLVVNPYWNVPTTIAVEDILPELRKDISYLSRHNIRVFENWQSGAREVDPATVDWRAYHANRFPFRLRQDPGTHNALGRIKFMFPNPFAIYLHDTPHRSLFRRAQRDFSSGCIRVEAPMALAHFVLAENPTWTDDKLTELIDSGETRTIRLRHPVPVHLVYMTAWTDETGSLQFRSDIYQRDRDLQKAFDRHHPKRSPGLAFMPDTPDGRTRDWKNKFDGN from the coding sequence ATGGGAAATGCACGTCTCAACCGCTGGTCCTGCTGTCTCGTGAGCCTGCTTCTGCTGGCCCCACTCATGTTTGGTAGCGGCCGTTGCGCGGCCGAGACCAACGATGCACCAACGCCGATACCAGAGATCCAGGCGGCCATTCTATCGCGCCTGGAAAACCACGGGGACGGTGATACGGTTGGCTGCCAGGGAGAAATACTCTGTGGCACGCAACTGCTGCCGACGGCCTATGATAAAAGGGACGACTTGCCCCTTTGGGTTGACGACGGGTGCTCCGTGGAACGGGCGACACACCTTTTTGATCTCATCGGAAAAGCCACAGAGGATGGACTCAACCCGGCGGATTACCACCATCATGCCATCCAACACCTGCTGGCGGCGATCTGCGAGCGGCGCACAACCGGGATAGCGGTGCCTCCGGCCTGGTGGGCGGATCTGGATCTGATCCTGACCGATGCATTTCTTCTGTACGGCTCACATTTGTCCACCGGCCGGGTCAATCCGGAAACCCTGGGCACGGACTGGAAGATCCATCCGGGGTCCGTCGATCTGATGGCCGTTCTCGACAGCGCCACCGCGCCGGACGGCAACATCGAAACAGCCATGGATGCGTTGCGGCCACCATATGACGGATACCATTCCCTGCGCAGGGCTCTGGCCCGGCTTCGCGTCCTGGCCCCTGCCAACGGATGGTCAACGGTCGCCGGAGACAAAACCCTGCGACCGGGCGATCGCGCTGCCGCCGTCACCGCCCTGAGGCATCGGCTGACCGAGAGTGGCGAGCTGAATCCAGCCCGGCCGGTTACCGACACCGCTTTTTTCGACAGCCAACTGGCCGCCGCTGTCAAACGCTTTCAGCGGCGCCACGGCCTGGAACCCGATGGCATCGTTGGACGAAAAACAGTTGGCATGCTTAACGTTTCCGTTGAGCAACGCATCCGGCAGGTGGCACTCAATCTGGAGCGCTGGCGCTGGCGTCCCCGAGACCTGGGAAATCGTTATGTGATGATCAATACGGCCGACTTCCGGCTTGACGCCGTTGAGGACGGCCAGGTGGTCGTAACCATGCGGGTTGTCGTCGGGCGGCCGGCCCGACGCTCACCGGTATTCAGTGCCAGAATTTCGTACCTGGTGGTCAACCCTTATTGGAATGTCCCCACCACCATCGCCGTGGAAGATATCCTGCCCGAGCTTCGCAAAGATATCAGCTATCTTTCCCGGCACAACATCCGCGTCTTCGAGAACTGGCAGTCCGGTGCGCGTGAAGTCGATCCGGCCACGGTAGATTGGCGGGCCTATCATGCCAACCGGTTTCCCTTCCGGCTCCGCCAGGATCCCGGGACGCATAACGCCCTTGGTCGAATTAAATTCATGTTTCCCAATCCCTTTGCGATATACCTGCACGACACTCCCCACCGATCCCTGTTCAGGCGGGCCCAACGGGATTTCAGTTCCGGTTGCATCCGGGTGGAAGCACCCATGGCCCTGGCCCATTTTGTTTTGGCGGAAAATCCGACCTGGACAGATGACAAGCTGACGGAACTCATCGATAGCGGGGAAACACGAACCATTCGGCTTCGCCATCCGGTACCGGTACACCTGGTCTACATGACTGCCTGGACAGATGAAACCGGCAGCCTTCAGTTTCGCAGTGACATTTACCAACGGGATCGGGATCTGCAGAAGGCCTTTGACCGGCACCATCCCAAGCGGTCGCCGGGGTTGGCATTCATGCCGGACACGCCGGATGGACGGACGCGTGATTGGAAAAACAAGTTTGACGGGAATTGA
- a CDS encoding DUF882 domain-containing protein → MDRCSRRNFLKIGGGFLASCLVPSLGLASLHPDRTRRSLSFFNTHTDEQLSVCYFNSGAYCPEALNRINHLLRDHRTGEIHPIDPRLMDLLFGVNQRLGCSSSFHIISGYRSPKTNTMLRKKSFGVAKRSYHMQGRAIDIRLPDCDTHRLRQACIDLKAGGVGYYPRSDFVHVDTGAFRTWNG, encoded by the coding sequence ATGGATCGTTGCAGTCGACGTAATTTTTTAAAAATCGGGGGTGGTTTTCTGGCTTCCTGCCTGGTTCCCTCCTTGGGGCTGGCATCGCTGCATCCCGACAGAACCCGCCGCAGCTTGTCTTTTTTCAATACTCATACCGATGAACAACTCAGTGTCTGCTACTTTAATAGTGGCGCTTATTGCCCCGAGGCCCTGAATCGGATCAATCATCTCTTGCGTGATCACCGTACCGGTGAGATCCATCCCATCGATCCCCGGCTCATGGATCTGCTTTTTGGTGTCAACCAGCGTTTGGGCTGCAGTTCATCCTTTCACATCATTTCCGGTTATCGCTCTCCCAAAACCAATACCATGCTGCGGAAAAAGAGTTTCGGGGTCGCCAAGCGAAGCTATCATATGCAGGGCCGGGCAATTGATATCCGCCTGCCCGATTGCGACACCCACCGGTTGCGCCAGGCGTGTATCGATCTTAAGGCCGGCGGCGTCGGTTACTATCCCCGGTCCGATTTTGTTCATGTGGATACCGGTGCTTTTCGCACGTGGAATGGATAA
- the mutL gene encoding DNA mismatch repair endonuclease MutL, which yields MLKIRILPEILSNKIAAGEVVERPASVVKELVENAIDAGSSRIMVEVENGGRKLIRVSDNGHGMGRDDALLCLERYATSKIAKDPDLFAISTLGFRGEALPSIAAVSRFTLITRTSDSDVGTRIEVAGGRINTVTDEGAPAGTMIGVANLFYNTPARRKFLKSIETEMGHIADTIASMALCRSSVQFRLSHNGRVVKSWAPAADPTDRVADVLGGAVKKALHPVAGGDAAAEVSGWVAEPRMSRSTARGIYLFVNGRWVKDRVLQHALFAGYAGRLMKGQYPVAVLFLRVPFDQVDVNVHPTKHEIRFARQKRVHDAVREAVAEALRQTDPTRWHPPQTAAVSNPRTVATVADRPISYEKRPIPRMPEASTEDRPFPAPAAPGPATPALDSTRPHQPVQTADGDNAEQSAASRPSPADPPARQAPLWKRRFFSDLHLIGQYKGTYIICESGDDGLILIDQHAAHERIVFEQLKRQAAEQRPTAQRLLLPETIDLGFREAQILATLVPQLDRYGLEIEPFGGNTFVVKAMPTQLDSGKISTLVTQLVEKTAEIGVRADTDAIMDGCLMVMACHNAIRAHQRLSEVQIKAMLEQLDDCDNPSHCPHGRPIWIRWELKDLEKQFQRIV from the coding sequence ATGTTAAAAATCCGAATTCTACCGGAAATCCTATCCAATAAGATCGCCGCCGGTGAAGTGGTGGAGCGGCCGGCCTCCGTGGTTAAGGAACTGGTGGAAAATGCTATCGACGCCGGTAGCTCCCGGATCATGGTCGAGGTTGAAAATGGGGGCCGCAAACTGATTCGGGTGTCGGATAACGGCCACGGGATGGGACGCGACGATGCCCTGCTGTGCCTCGAACGGTACGCCACCAGCAAGATTGCCAAAGACCCGGATCTTTTTGCCATCAGCACCTTGGGGTTTCGTGGTGAGGCGCTGCCCAGCATCGCTGCCGTATCCCGCTTTACACTGATTACCCGGACGTCGGATAGCGACGTGGGAACCCGGATCGAGGTGGCCGGTGGCCGGATCAATACCGTCACTGACGAAGGCGCCCCGGCGGGCACCATGATCGGTGTGGCCAACCTGTTTTACAACACCCCGGCCCGGCGCAAGTTTCTGAAAAGCATTGAAACCGAAATGGGCCACATCGCCGACACGATTGCCAGCATGGCCCTTTGCCGGTCATCGGTTCAGTTTCGCCTGTCCCATAACGGTCGTGTGGTTAAAAGCTGGGCCCCGGCAGCCGACCCCACGGACCGGGTTGCCGATGTGCTCGGCGGTGCCGTCAAAAAAGCGCTTCATCCGGTGGCGGGGGGCGATGCGGCTGCCGAAGTCAGCGGATGGGTGGCTGAGCCACGCATGAGCCGATCCACGGCCCGGGGCATCTATCTTTTTGTCAACGGCCGCTGGGTCAAGGACCGGGTCCTGCAGCACGCCCTGTTTGCCGGTTATGCCGGACGGCTGATGAAGGGGCAATATCCGGTGGCGGTGCTTTTTCTGAGGGTGCCTTTCGACCAGGTGGATGTCAATGTGCATCCCACCAAACACGAAATCCGGTTTGCGCGTCAGAAAAGGGTCCACGATGCGGTTCGCGAGGCGGTGGCCGAGGCACTCCGGCAGACCGATCCCACCCGCTGGCACCCCCCCCAAACCGCAGCCGTCAGCAATCCCCGGACCGTGGCGACCGTTGCCGATCGGCCGATCTCCTACGAAAAGCGGCCAATCCCGAGGATGCCGGAGGCATCGACGGAAGATCGGCCCTTCCCTGCACCGGCGGCGCCCGGGCCGGCAACACCGGCGCTGGATTCGACCCGGCCCCATCAACCCGTCCAGACCGCCGATGGGGACAACGCGGAGCAATCGGCAGCGTCCCGGCCGTCTCCTGCCGATCCGCCGGCCCGCCAGGCCCCATTGTGGAAAAGGCGGTTTTTCAGCGACCTGCACCTTATCGGTCAGTACAAGGGCACCTATATCATTTGTGAATCCGGCGATGACGGTCTGATTCTCATCGATCAGCATGCCGCCCACGAGCGGATCGTTTTTGAACAGCTCAAACGGCAGGCCGCCGAACAGCGGCCCACGGCCCAGCGCCTGTTGCTTCCGGAAACCATTGACCTGGGGTTTCGGGAAGCCCAGATCCTGGCAACCCTGGTACCGCAGCTGGACCGCTATGGCCTGGAGATTGAACCGTTTGGAGGCAATACCTTTGTGGTCAAGGCGATGCCGACCCAGCTGGACAGTGGCAAAATTTCGACGTTGGTGACGCAACTCGTAGAGAAAACGGCCGAAATCGGAGTCCGGGCCGATACCGATGCCATCATGGACGGCTGTCTGATGGTCATGGCCTGCCACAATGCGATCCGGGCCCACCAGCGGCTCAGTGAGGTTCAGATCAAAGCCATGCTGGAACAATTGGACGATTGCGACAATCCGTCCCACTGTCCCCATGGCAGACCGATCTGGATCCGCTGGGAGCTAAAGGATCTGGAAAAACAGTTTCAGCGGATCGTTTGA
- the gatA gene encoding Asp-tRNA(Asn)/Glu-tRNA(Gln) amidotransferase subunit GatA → MKLHELTIQQASGLLQNKEISSRELTRAVLDRIEAVDARIGAYLTVDAEGAMAQAEAADQRLAAGNAVPLTGIPLGIKDLLCTRGLRTTCASRILENFIPPYDATVITRLKAADAVLVGKLNMDEFAMGSTTEHSGFQVTRNPWNLDCIPGGSSGGSAAAVAADMCLGALGSDTGGSIRQPASHCGVVGIKPTYGRVSRYGLVAFASSLDQVGPLGKSVTDCAILLDAIAGHDPKDSTSVPEPVPDFSDIATDGLAGVVVGIPREYSTAQGLDPQVGRAIEAAVKTIESLGARCVEVSLPHTDRAVAAYYVIAPSEASSNLARYDGVKYGFRDKTQSDLMQMYRSTRSQGFGPEVQRRIIIGTYALSAGYYDAYYGKASQIRTLIRNDFTTAFESCDAILSPVAPTPAYPIGETLDDPLTMYLSDIFTLSANLAGIPGISVPCGFSDAGLPIGLQIMGRHFNEAMLFRIARQFEGEAGINERKPPL, encoded by the coding sequence ATGAAACTGCACGAACTGACCATCCAGCAGGCGTCCGGCCTGCTGCAAAATAAAGAGATCTCTTCCAGGGAGCTGACCCGCGCCGTTCTGGACCGCATCGAAGCGGTGGATGCCAGGATCGGTGCCTATCTCACCGTTGATGCCGAAGGGGCCATGGCCCAGGCCGAGGCCGCCGATCAGCGGCTGGCTGCCGGTAACGCGGTGCCCCTGACCGGCATTCCCCTGGGCATCAAAGACCTGTTGTGTACCCGTGGGCTGCGGACCACCTGTGCCTCCAGGATTCTGGAGAATTTCATTCCCCCTTATGATGCCACGGTGATCACACGCCTGAAGGCCGCCGATGCCGTGCTGGTGGGCAAATTGAACATGGACGAATTCGCCATGGGGTCCACCACGGAGCATTCCGGTTTTCAGGTGACCCGCAATCCCTGGAACCTGGACTGTATTCCCGGCGGCTCCAGTGGCGGTTCTGCCGCCGCCGTGGCCGCAGACATGTGCCTGGGAGCCCTGGGCTCGGACACCGGCGGTTCCATCCGCCAGCCCGCCAGCCATTGCGGTGTGGTGGGGATCAAACCCACCTACGGCCGCGTGTCGCGTTACGGACTGGTGGCCTTTGCCTCGTCGCTGGATCAGGTCGGACCGCTGGGGAAGAGTGTCACCGATTGTGCCATCCTGCTGGATGCCATTGCCGGGCATGATCCCAAAGACTCCACCTCCGTGCCGGAACCGGTACCGGACTTTAGCGATATCGCCACCGACGGCCTGGCCGGGGTCGTGGTGGGGATTCCCAGGGAGTACAGTACGGCCCAGGGACTGGATCCCCAGGTGGGCCGTGCCATCGAGGCGGCGGTCAAGACCATTGAATCACTGGGTGCCCGCTGCGTCGAGGTTTCCCTGCCGCACACCGATCGCGCCGTGGCCGCCTACTACGTCATCGCCCCCAGCGAAGCCAGTTCCAACCTGGCCCGCTATGATGGCGTCAAATACGGCTTCCGCGACAAAACCCAATCCGACCTGATGCAGATGTATCGCAGCACCCGCTCCCAGGGGTTTGGCCCGGAAGTGCAGCGCCGCATCATCATAGGGACGTATGCCCTTTCCGCCGGATACTACGATGCCTATTACGGCAAGGCCTCCCAGATTCGGACCCTGATCCGCAACGATTTTACCACGGCCTTTGAATCCTGCGATGCGATTCTCTCTCCGGTCGCCCCCACGCCGGCCTATCCCATTGGCGAGACCCTGGACGACCCCTTGACTATGTACCTGTCGGATATCTTCACCCTGTCGGCCAACCTGGCCGGGATTCCGGGAATATCGGTGCCCTGCGGGTTTTCCGACGCGGGCCTGCCCATCGGCCTGCAGATCATGGGGCGACATTTCAATGAAGCCATGCTTTTCCGGATTGCCCGGCAGTTTGAAGGAGAGGCCGGCATTAACGAAAGAAAGCCGCCGCTCTGA
- the gatC gene encoding Asp-tRNA(Asn)/Glu-tRNA(Gln) amidotransferase subunit GatC, with product MKISKEEVLHVANLARLEIDDADVERFAGQIGTILDYVDTLKQVDTAGVAATSHAITLTNAFREDEETGHLDPQTALANAPEKDEGAFVVPKVI from the coding sequence ATGAAAATTTCCAAAGAAGAAGTCCTGCATGTCGCCAACCTGGCACGGCTGGAGATCGATGATGCGGATGTTGAACGGTTTGCCGGCCAGATCGGCACAATCCTCGACTATGTGGATACATTGAAACAGGTGGATACCGCGGGTGTGGCCGCCACCTCCCACGCCATCACCCTGACCAACGCGTTTCGTGAAGATGAAGAGACCGGCCACCTGGATCCGCAAACGGCGCTGGCCAATGCCCCGGAAAAAGATGAGGGTGCCTTTGTGGTGCCCAAGGTGATATGA
- a CDS encoding SPOR domain-containing protein encodes MTEGKTTHSKPPIAWGRHLLVFFVAAWMFVLGVLVGRGTAPVSFDTRALEKELVALRDAMMQKKRADLERAIRGEDENAPLEFYEALKSDRPEATDHISAPAAPADRPTAEPTGAPPHKTRAPIMAKKKAATRKAVAAAPVSASRKTPTAASPAGGLTIQVAALKDGEAAERIVANLKKDGYSAYLSRRVITGKGLWFRVRVGSYQNREQAAADMTRLKRARKNPILVEK; translated from the coding sequence GTGACCGAGGGCAAAACCACCCATTCAAAACCACCGATCGCATGGGGGCGCCATCTTCTGGTCTTTTTTGTGGCCGCGTGGATGTTCGTCCTTGGCGTGCTGGTGGGCCGGGGAACCGCGCCGGTCTCCTTCGACACCCGGGCCTTGGAGAAAGAGCTGGTGGCCCTGCGCGACGCCATGATGCAGAAAAAGCGTGCGGACCTGGAACGCGCCATTCGCGGCGAGGATGAGAATGCGCCGCTGGAGTTTTACGAAGCCTTGAAATCCGACCGGCCGGAAGCAACGGACCATATCTCCGCACCGGCCGCACCCGCTGACCGACCGACGGCTGAACCCACGGGCGCGCCGCCCCACAAGACGCGTGCCCCGATCATGGCCAAAAAAAAAGCCGCGACGCGGAAAGCGGTTGCCGCGGCACCCGTATCCGCATCCCGCAAAACGCCCACAGCGGCTTCTCCGGCAGGCGGGCTGACCATTCAGGTGGCGGCACTCAAGGATGGCGAAGCTGCTGAACGAATCGTTGCAAATCTGAAAAAGGACGGGTATTCTGCATATTTGTCAAGAAGGGTGATCACCGGCAAGGGGCTCTGGTTCAGGGTCAGGGTAGGCAGTTACCAAAACCGCGAGCAGGCGGCAGCGGACATGACCCGGCTGAAGCGGGCCCGGAAAAATCCGATTCTGGTCGAAAAATAG
- the argS gene encoding arginine--tRNA ligase, protein MKQSLKEMILAAAAAAHAGGILPSAEFCEVVLEEPKADSHGDLSTNMAMQMAKTQRMAPRKIAQALIDHLDDTRGIIARTEIAGPGFINFFIRPSAWHPVLSAIHDQDDQYGRVDLGKGMPIQIEFVSSNPTGPLHVGHGRGAAVGDSTANILRFCGFDVQKEYYINDSGRQIQTLGMSVYLRGRELLGHTVEFPDTCYQGAYIRDLAAELMERDGAALFEKDADEAIMPCARYAAGKITDGMRADLVDFGVTFDCWFSEQSLYDAGKVAADIRHFKDKGLIYEKDGAQWFKTSEFGDEKDRVVVRQNGQTTYFASDITYHKDKFERGFKKVIDVWGADHHGYIPRMKAAVEATGYRRDQFDVLLVQLVNLLRAGQPVAMSTRAGEFVTLADVVKEVGRDAARFIFLTRHYDSSLDFDLELAKQKTNDNPVYYVQYVHARISSIHRKAEADGMDVSGFTAADLAALETAEDVALIKALARYPEAVAMAGSLMEPHRITYYLMTLAAAFHTYYNRHRVLCEDDLKLTRARLYLITAVQKVIRNGLALLGVSAPDSM, encoded by the coding sequence ATGAAGCAGTCACTCAAGGAAATGATTCTGGCGGCCGCAGCGGCCGCCCATGCCGGCGGCATTCTGCCCTCAGCGGAATTTTGCGAGGTGGTGCTGGAAGAACCCAAGGCCGACAGCCATGGCGATCTCTCCACCAACATGGCCATGCAGATGGCCAAAACCCAGCGTATGGCACCGCGCAAAATTGCCCAGGCGCTGATCGACCACCTGGACGACACCCGCGGCATCATTGCCCGCACGGAGATCGCCGGTCCGGGATTCATCAATTTTTTCATCCGTCCGTCCGCCTGGCATCCGGTGCTGTCCGCCATCCACGACCAGGACGACCAGTACGGCCGCGTGGACCTGGGCAAGGGCATGCCCATTCAGATCGAATTCGTCAGTTCCAACCCCACCGGCCCGTTGCATGTCGGCCACGGACGCGGGGCCGCCGTGGGAGACAGTACGGCCAACATCCTGCGCTTCTGCGGATTCGACGTGCAGAAGGAGTATTACATCAACGATTCCGGCCGGCAGATTCAGACCCTGGGAATGTCGGTCTATCTAAGGGGCCGCGAACTGCTGGGCCACACCGTTGAATTCCCCGATACCTGCTACCAGGGGGCCTACATCCGTGACCTGGCCGCCGAACTGATGGAGCGGGACGGTGCGGCGCTGTTTGAAAAGGATGCGGACGAGGCGATCATGCCCTGCGCGCGCTACGCCGCAGGGAAAATTACCGATGGCATGCGGGCCGATCTGGTGGACTTCGGGGTGACCTTTGACTGCTGGTTTTCCGAGCAGAGCCTCTACGATGCCGGCAAGGTGGCGGCGGATATCCGCCATTTCAAGGACAAGGGACTGATTTACGAGAAGGATGGGGCCCAGTGGTTCAAAACCAGTGAATTCGGTGACGAAAAGGACCGCGTGGTGGTGCGCCAGAACGGGCAGACCACCTATTTCGCCTCGGATATCACCTATCACAAGGACAAGTTCGAACGCGGATTCAAAAAGGTCATCGATGTGTGGGGCGCCGATCACCACGGCTATATCCCGCGCATGAAAGCGGCCGTGGAAGCGACCGGCTACCGGCGGGATCAGTTCGATGTGCTGTTGGTTCAGCTGGTCAACCTGCTGCGTGCCGGGCAGCCGGTGGCCATGTCCACCCGGGCCGGCGAATTCGTCACCCTGGCCGATGTGGTCAAGGAGGTCGGCCGGGATGCGGCGCGGTTCATTTTCCTGACCCGCCATTATGACAGTTCGCTGGATTTTGACCTGGAACTGGCCAAGCAGAAAACCAACGACAACCCGGTCTACTACGTTCAGTATGTACATGCGCGCATCAGCAGCATCCACCGCAAGGCAGAGGCCGACGGCATGGATGTGAGCGGGTTCACCGCCGCTGATCTTGCCGCCCTGGAAACGGCCGAAGACGTGGCCCTGATCAAGGCGCTGGCCCGCTACCCGGAAGCCGTGGCCATGGCCGGTTCACTCATGGAGCCGCACCGCATCACCTACTACCTGATGACCCTGGCGGCCGCGTTTCACACCTATTACAACCGGCATCGGGTGCTGTGCGAAGATGACCTGAAGTTGACCCGGGCCAGGCTTTACCTGATCACGGCGGTGCAGAAGGTGATCCGCAACGGGTTGGCGCTCTTGGGGGTGTCGGCACCGGATTCAATGTAG
- a CDS encoding phenyltransferase domain-containing protein, with amino-acid sequence MNMRFCKQRRQLAVDVDAVSRVIAATQLASGEIPWSPGDKTDPWDHVEAAMGLVVGGYFEQARHAFSWLRTMQLSDGSWFSAYRQGVPADRTRDTNMSAYIAVGVWHYWLVTGDGRFLESMWETVRRAIDFALRHQRPGGEIAWAISPQGRLDPMALLTGCSSIYMSLKCALATAAQLAIDVPAWATAYHRLGEAIRHRPTLFNMTKSRFSMDWFYPVLCGAVTGQAAHRRIDRQWKKYVVEGLGVRCVSDQPWVTIAESAELVLALSAMGDMEKANIVFSWLSEHVFEDSSFWCGFTFPDMTLWPEEKIAWTNAVVLLAADALFGLTPAAHLFSHAGWDQK; translated from the coding sequence ATGAACATGAGGTTCTGTAAGCAGCGGCGCCAACTCGCCGTCGATGTTGATGCGGTCAGTCGGGTGATCGCCGCCACCCAGCTTGCCTCCGGTGAAATTCCCTGGTCGCCGGGAGACAAGACCGATCCCTGGGATCACGTGGAAGCCGCCATGGGGCTGGTGGTGGGCGGCTATTTCGAGCAGGCCCGCCACGCGTTTTCCTGGTTGCGCACCATGCAGCTGTCCGACGGGTCATGGTTTTCCGCCTACCGTCAGGGCGTGCCCGCCGACCGCACCCGCGATACCAACATGAGCGCCTACATCGCCGTTGGCGTATGGCACTACTGGCTGGTCACCGGTGATGGCCGGTTTCTCGAATCCATGTGGGAGACCGTCCGGCGGGCCATCGATTTCGCCCTGCGTCACCAGCGGCCCGGCGGCGAAATCGCCTGGGCCATCAGCCCCCAGGGCCGGCTGGACCCCATGGCGCTGCTCACCGGCTGCAGTTCCATTTATATGAGCCTGAAATGCGCCCTGGCCACGGCCGCCCAACTGGCCATCGACGTGCCGGCATGGGCCACGGCGTACCACCGCCTGGGCGAGGCCATCCGGCACCGCCCGACCCTGTTCAACATGACCAAATCGCGTTTTTCCATGGATTGGTTCTACCCGGTGCTGTGTGGCGCCGTCACCGGACAGGCCGCCCACCGGCGCATCGACCGGCAGTGGAAAAAATATGTGGTCGAGGGCCTGGGGGTGCGCTGCGTCTCCGACCAGCCCTGGGTGACCATTGCCGAAAGCGCCGAACTGGTGCTGGCCCTTTCCGCCATGGGCGACATGGAAAAAGCAAACATCGTCTTCAGCTGGCTCTCCGAGCATGTTTTCGAGGACAGCTCCTTCTGGTGTGGCTTCACCTTCCCGGACATGACCCTGTGGCCGGAGGAGAAAATCGCCTGGACCAACGCCGTGGTGCTTTTGGCTGCCGACGCCCTGTTCGGTCTGACCCCGGCCGCGCACCTGTTCAGCCATGCCGGATGGGATCAAAAATGA